In the Rhodothermia bacterium genome, one interval contains:
- the nuoI gene encoding NADH-quinone oxidoreductase subunit NuoI: protein MQKLTNRSKKVSNKEMSLLEKAYVPAIVGGMGITLKHFFKKKSTVSYPEQERTFSPVYRGRHVLKRDENGAERCTACGLCAVACPAEAITMTAAERKKGEENLYREEKYAAVYEINMLRCIFCGLCEEACPKEAIFLTPNITPAYYDRQDFVYGKDMLVEGLATEDRVDVSKRQSWRDNLESTEKHP from the coding sequence ATGCAAAAACTAACCAATCGGTCTAAAAAAGTCTCGAACAAAGAAATGTCCTTGTTAGAGAAAGCATATGTTCCGGCCATTGTGGGTGGAATGGGCATAACGCTCAAGCACTTTTTCAAAAAGAAGAGCACCGTTTCTTATCCGGAGCAAGAGCGGACGTTTAGCCCGGTTTATCGTGGCCGTCATGTATTAAAGCGCGACGAGAATGGCGCCGAACGCTGTACCGCTTGTGGATTATGTGCGGTTGCTTGTCCGGCGGAGGCTATCACGATGACCGCTGCCGAGCGCAAGAAAGGCGAAGAAAACCTGTATCGGGAAGAGAAATATGCAGCCGTTTACGAGATTAATATGTTGCGTTGCATCTTTTGTGGCCTCTGTGAAGAAGCCTGTCCCAAAGAAGCGATTTTCCTCACCCCAAATATTACCCCCGCTTATTACGACCGTCAAGACTTTGTTTATGGCAAAGATATGTTGGTAGAAGGTCTCGCAACCGAAGACCGCGTGGATGTAAGCAAGCGTCAATCGTGGCGGGATAACCTCGAAAGCACGGAAAAACACCCTTAA
- a CDS encoding (2Fe-2S)-binding protein: MLKVTIDGIETQVKSGTTILQAARQIATEHPEHSHVVPPAMCYYTPLEGSGGKCRTCIVRVSQGSEKDPRPMPKPVASCQTQVMDGMVVENTTNPDLLAARKSVVELLLINHPLDCPVCDQAGECHLQDLAFEHGAAETRYEEERRTFERIDIGSHIQLHMTRCILCYRCVYTANQLTDERVHGVLFRGDRAEIGTYIEQAIDNDFSGNVIDVCPVGALTDKTFRFRSRVWFTRPFDAHRACDKCCGKAVLWMAGDEVLRVTARKDAFDEVEEFICNECRFDHKVKDDWTVEGPRTINRHSVISANKYKAKDKTVV, from the coding sequence ATGCTCAAAGTCACGATAGACGGCATTGAGACACAGGTAAAGTCGGGTACAACCATTTTGCAGGCTGCCCGACAAATTGCCACCGAACATCCAGAACACAGCCATGTTGTGCCGCCGGCGATGTGTTATTATACCCCATTAGAGGGAAGCGGTGGAAAGTGCCGGACGTGTATTGTGCGGGTAAGCCAAGGCTCCGAAAAAGACCCGCGCCCTATGCCAAAGCCGGTTGCCTCTTGTCAGACACAAGTGATGGATGGCATGGTGGTCGAAAATACCACCAATCCAGACCTCTTGGCGGCGCGGAAAAGCGTAGTGGAGTTATTGCTGATTAACCATCCATTGGATTGTCCGGTTTGTGACCAAGCGGGCGAGTGCCATTTGCAGGATTTGGCCTTTGAACATGGCGCAGCAGAAACCCGATACGAGGAAGAACGCCGTACCTTCGAGCGTATAGACATCGGGTCGCACATTCAACTACATATGACGCGCTGCATTTTGTGCTACCGCTGTGTTTATACGGCCAATCAACTAACCGACGAGCGGGTACATGGCGTCTTGTTCCGAGGGGATCGCGCCGAAATAGGGACGTACATCGAGCAGGCCATAGACAACGATTTCTCCGGCAATGTGATTGATGTTTGTCCTGTGGGCGCCCTTACCGACAAAACATTCCGCTTCCGAAGCCGCGTTTGGTTTACACGGCCTTTTGATGCGCACCGAGCATGTGATAAATGTTGTGGAAAAGCGGTACTTTGGATGGCGGGAGACGAGGTTTTGCGTGTGACGGCACGGAAAGATGCCTTTGACGAGGTGGAGGAATTTATCTGCAACGAATGTCGGTTTGATCATAAAGTGAAAGATGACTGGACTGTCGAGGGGCCACGTACCATCAACCGCCATTCGGTGATTTCCGCCAATAAGTATAAAGCCAAAGACAAAACGGTGGTCTGA
- the nuoK gene encoding NADH-quinone oxidoreductase subunit NuoK, producing the protein MPIEYYLILSSVLFSIGVLGVMIRRNAIVVLMCIELMLNAINLLLVAFSTYLGDGHGQVFVFFIMVVAAAEATIGLSILVLIYRNTKGVDIHQLDHLKH; encoded by the coding sequence ATCCCTATCGAGTACTACCTTATTCTGAGCAGTGTTCTGTTCTCAATTGGTGTTCTGGGGGTGATGATCCGCCGAAATGCCATTGTGGTGCTGATGTGTATTGAGCTTATGCTGAATGCCATAAACCTCTTGTTGGTGGCTTTTTCCACCTATTTGGGCGATGGCCATGGGCAAGTTTTTGTGTTCTTTATCATGGTTGTGGCTGCTGCCGAAGCCACTATCGGGCTTTCCATTTTGGTGCTCATTTATAGAAACACCAAAGGCGTGGACATTCATCAGTTGGATCATTTAAAACACTAA
- a CDS encoding NADH-quinone oxidoreductase subunit A: MHLPESYIPIILQSIVAIGFVLISLLITHILGPKRGGVRKEDAFECGIESEGDARFPISIKYFMTAILFVLFDVEVIFFYPYAVNFRSMGMEGFMAVLLFVSVFLMGFYYVLRKGAFEWDK, encoded by the coding sequence ATGCACTTACCTGAAAGCTATATTCCCATTATTTTGCAATCTATTGTTGCAATTGGATTTGTCTTAATCAGTTTGCTCATTACGCACATTTTGGGGCCTAAACGGGGCGGTGTTCGAAAAGAAGATGCCTTTGAATGTGGAATTGAAAGCGAGGGCGATGCCCGTTTCCCCATTTCTATTAAATATTTTATGACGGCTATCCTCTTCGTCCTTTTTGATGTGGAGGTTATTTTCTTTTATCCTTATGCGGTTAATTTTAGGAGTATGGGGATGGAAGGATTTATGGCCGTGTTACTGTTTGTGTCCGTTTTTCTGATGGGATTTTATTATGTCCTTCGGAAAGGTGCTTTTGAGTGGGATAAATAG
- a CDS encoding NAD(P)H-dependent oxidoreductase subunit E, whose product MVYKPICFSEERLEQVRKIVAQFPEGRQKSALIRVLHMAQEDFGGHLSVEVMDYVAELLSITPIEVYEVATFYTMFNLKPVGKYMLEVCHTGPCMLRGADKTLAYLQKKLNVVVNETTEDGFFTLKTAECLGACGYAPMMQCGEHYYENLTEEKIDALIEAWRHNPMPPKAWEKVD is encoded by the coding sequence ATGGTCTATAAACCAATCTGTTTTTCGGAAGAACGCCTCGAACAGGTTCGGAAGATCGTGGCACAATTCCCAGAAGGCCGTCAAAAAAGCGCCTTGATCCGTGTATTGCACATGGCGCAAGAAGACTTTGGGGGGCACTTATCGGTAGAGGTGATGGACTATGTGGCCGAGCTCCTTTCTATTACGCCGATCGAGGTGTACGAGGTGGCGACGTTTTACACGATGTTCAACCTGAAGCCCGTAGGGAAGTACATGCTGGAGGTTTGTCATACGGGGCCGTGTATGCTACGTGGGGCAGATAAGACCTTGGCCTATCTCCAGAAAAAACTGAATGTTGTTGTAAATGAAACCACCGAAGATGGCTTCTTTACGCTAAAAACTGCCGAGTGCTTAGGTGCTTGTGGGTATGCACCGATGATGCAATGCGGTGAGCATTATTATGAAAACCTGACCGAAGAAAAAATTGATGCATTGATCGAGGCTTGGCGACACAATCCAATGCCACCTAAGGCCTGGGAGAAGGTAGATTAG
- a CDS encoding NADH-quinone oxidoreductase subunit D, protein MSLAQPNYFSAQDTIDGELATLNLGPTHPATHGVFQNVLKVDGERIFSAEPTIGYIHRAFEKIAERRPYYQITPLTDRLNYCSSPINNMGWWMTVEKLIGVELPKRVDYMRVIVMELARIADHLICNSVVGVDTGALTGFTYMFQERERIYEMYEQVCGSRLTTNIGRIGGFERDFDKVFYYKLRSFLKEFPTRFDEFCRLLERNRIFMDRTINVGGISAERALSYGFSGPNLRAAGVDYDVRVMNPYSSYEDFDFIIPIGDNGDTYDRFMVRQEEIRQSLNIIEQALENLPEGPFHADVPDFYLPPKNEVYHNMEALIYHFKIVMGETPVPVGEVYHAVEGANGELGFYLISDGGRAPYRLHFRRPCFIYYQAFPEMVQGAMISDAILTMSSLNVIAGELDA, encoded by the coding sequence ATGTCTTTGGCACAGCCTAATTATTTCTCGGCACAAGACACCATAGATGGTGAATTGGCCACCCTAAACTTAGGCCCTACACACCCCGCTACACATGGTGTTTTTCAGAATGTTCTCAAGGTGGACGGCGAACGGATTTTTAGTGCCGAGCCAACCATTGGGTATATCCACCGTGCTTTCGAGAAAATCGCAGAACGGCGTCCGTATTACCAAATCACTCCTCTGACTGATCGGTTGAACTATTGTTCATCGCCGATCAATAATATGGGTTGGTGGATGACAGTAGAGAAATTGATAGGGGTAGAACTGCCCAAGCGTGTGGACTATATGCGGGTGATTGTGATGGAATTGGCTCGTATTGCCGACCATTTGATCTGCAACTCGGTGGTAGGGGTGGATACGGGGGCACTGACGGGTTTTACTTATATGTTCCAAGAGCGGGAGCGGATTTATGAGATGTATGAACAGGTTTGTGGCTCGCGTCTCACCACCAATATCGGAAGAATTGGAGGTTTTGAACGGGACTTCGACAAGGTTTTTTACTACAAATTGCGTTCGTTTCTTAAAGAATTTCCGACTCGGTTTGATGAGTTTTGTCGGTTGTTGGAGCGGAACCGCATCTTTATGGATAGAACGATCAATGTAGGTGGAATTTCGGCGGAGCGTGCTTTGAGCTATGGCTTTTCGGGCCCTAATCTTCGGGCGGCCGGGGTGGATTATGATGTACGGGTTATGAATCCGTACTCCTCTTATGAAGATTTTGATTTCATTATTCCGATTGGCGACAACGGTGATACCTATGATCGGTTTATGGTGCGCCAAGAAGAAATCCGCCAAAGCCTGAACATCATCGAGCAAGCGCTTGAGAACCTCCCAGAAGGGCCGTTTCATGCCGATGTTCCCGACTTTTATCTGCCGCCGAAAAATGAGGTGTATCACAACATGGAGGCATTGATCTACCACTTCAAAATTGTAATGGGCGAGACCCCTGTTCCCGTTGGCGAGGTTTATCATGCCGTTGAGGGGGCAAATGGTGAATTGGGTTTTTACTTGATCAGCGACGGCGGGCGGGCACCTTATCGGTTACACTTTAGACGGCCTTGTTTTATCTATTACCAAGCCTTTCCGGAAATGGTACAAGGGGCTATGATCTCGGATGCAATTCTCACCATGTCTTCGCTTAATGTGATTGCCGGAGAATTAGATGCTTAA
- a CDS encoding NADH-quinone oxidoreductase subunit B: MIKQKPTFVERPEGYVGEGFFATNIEKVIGLARANSLWPLPFATSCCGIEFMATMGANYDLARFGAERLSFSPRQADLLMVMGTIAKKMAPVLRQVYEQMAEPKWVIAVGACASSGGIFDTYSVLQGIDKVIPVDVYVPGCPPRPEQIIDGVMKIQELVKNESLRRRQSEEYRHLLASYKID; encoded by the coding sequence ATGATCAAACAAAAACCAACCTTTGTTGAGCGTCCTGAAGGCTATGTGGGCGAAGGTTTTTTTGCCACCAACATCGAGAAGGTGATTGGTCTGGCCCGTGCAAACTCGCTCTGGCCATTGCCCTTTGCGACCTCGTGTTGTGGCATTGAGTTTATGGCAACGATGGGTGCAAACTACGACTTGGCACGCTTTGGAGCGGAACGCCTTAGTTTTTCCCCAAGACAGGCTGATTTGTTGATGGTGATGGGGACGATTGCCAAGAAAATGGCTCCGGTCTTGCGTCAGGTTTATGAGCAAATGGCTGAACCCAAATGGGTCATTGCTGTTGGTGCTTGTGCCTCTTCTGGCGGGATTTTTGATACCTATTCGGTACTTCAAGGCATAGACAAGGTAATTCCGGTGGATGTATATGTGCCCGGATGTCCGCCAAGGCCCGAACAAATCATAGATGGTGTCATGAAAATTCAGGAATTGGTCAAGAACGAGTCCTTGCGCCGCCGCCAATCCGAGGAATATCGCCACCTATTGGCCTCTTATAAAATTGATTGA
- the nuoF gene encoding NADH-quinone oxidoreductase subunit NuoF → MARKILLEHAHVAGIEGYDVYRKMGGYRSVEKALKTMTPEEVVDEVKRSGLRGRGGAGFPTGMKWSFLAKPEGIPRYLLCNADESEPGTFKDRYLMEKIPHLLVEGMVTSSFALGVHTAYIYIRGEYKWIVKILEKAIAEAYAHGWLGENILGTGYSLDLYVSPGGGAYICGEETALIESLEGKRGNPRIKPPFPAVKGLWQSPTVVNNVETLATVPAIVNEGGEAYAEIGVGRSTGTKLISACGNLNKPGVYEIEMGVPVEEFIFSDEYCGGIPDGKRFKACVPGGSSVPILPADLMLKTAKGEDRVMTYESLSDGGFVSGTMLGSGGFIVFDEDQCIVRNTYTYARFYHHESCGQCSPCREGTGWMEKVLHRLEYGHGREHDLDLLVDISKKIEGNTICPLGDAAAWPVAAAIRHFREEFEWHVRYPQEALVRNYGLGRLEHYYGAVGV, encoded by the coding sequence ATGGCCCGTAAAATCCTGTTAGAACATGCCCATGTGGCCGGTATTGAAGGTTACGACGTTTATCGGAAGATGGGCGGTTATCGCTCGGTCGAGAAGGCGTTAAAAACCATGACCCCCGAAGAGGTGGTGGACGAAGTGAAGCGCTCCGGTTTGCGGGGACGTGGTGGCGCGGGCTTTCCCACTGGCATGAAGTGGAGTTTCCTCGCAAAACCCGAAGGCATACCGCGCTACCTGCTTTGCAATGCGGACGAGTCGGAGCCGGGGACGTTTAAAGACCGATATTTAATGGAGAAAATCCCACATTTATTGGTAGAGGGGATGGTTACCTCTAGTTTTGCGCTGGGAGTTCATACGGCTTATATCTACATTCGGGGTGAATATAAGTGGATCGTCAAGATTTTGGAGAAAGCCATAGCCGAGGCATATGCACATGGTTGGTTAGGTGAAAATATCTTAGGGACGGGGTATTCCTTAGACTTGTACGTTTCTCCGGGAGGTGGAGCTTACATTTGTGGCGAAGAAACGGCCTTGATCGAGTCTTTAGAAGGTAAGCGTGGGAACCCGCGCATTAAGCCGCCATTTCCGGCAGTGAAGGGACTTTGGCAAAGCCCGACTGTCGTGAACAACGTGGAAACCTTGGCGACGGTTCCGGCGATTGTGAATGAGGGTGGGGAGGCATATGCCGAGATTGGTGTTGGGCGGAGTACTGGAACCAAGTTGATCTCGGCCTGTGGAAATCTGAACAAACCCGGTGTGTATGAAATTGAAATGGGCGTGCCGGTAGAGGAATTTATTTTCTCGGATGAATATTGTGGCGGGATTCCTGATGGGAAGCGTTTTAAGGCGTGTGTGCCGGGAGGCTCTTCGGTTCCAATCCTACCTGCAGACCTGATGCTCAAGACGGCAAAAGGAGAAGACCGCGTGATGACCTATGAATCGCTCTCCGATGGTGGATTTGTTTCTGGTACGATGCTTGGTTCGGGTGGATTTATTGTCTTCGACGAAGACCAGTGCATCGTGCGGAATACCTATACCTATGCGCGGTTTTATCACCACGAGTCTTGCGGCCAATGTTCGCCATGCCGCGAGGGAACGGGCTGGATGGAAAAGGTACTACACCGTCTTGAATATGGGCATGGCCGCGAACACGATTTAGACTTATTGGTGGACATCTCGAAAAAAATCGAAGGCAACACCATTTGTCCGTTGGGCGATGCGGCTGCATGGCCTGTTGCTGCCGCCATTCGTCACTTCCGCGAGGAGTTCGAGTGGCACGTCCGATATCCACAAGAGGCCCTCGTCCGTAACTATGGTCTGGGGCGTTTAGAACATTATTATGGTGCAGTGGGTGTTTAA
- a CDS encoding NADH-quinone oxidoreductase subunit C, translating into MSGLTNPIVLEQIQQQFPDAVLNVSEPFGLLTLELKKQDVLPVMAFLRNTPALDFCFLTDLCGVHFPDQHQRELGVVYHLHSLVNNVRVRIKTFFPEKAPKMPSATTLFAAANWMERETYDFYGIVFDGHPDLRRILNVDEMDYFPMRKEYRLEDGTRTDKDDRYFGR; encoded by the coding sequence ATGTCTGGACTTACCAACCCAATCGTTTTGGAGCAGATACAACAGCAATTCCCCGATGCCGTACTGAACGTCTCGGAGCCGTTTGGATTGCTGACCTTAGAGCTTAAGAAGCAGGACGTTTTGCCTGTGATGGCTTTTTTGCGCAACACACCAGCGTTGGATTTTTGCTTTTTAACGGATCTTTGCGGCGTGCATTTTCCCGATCAACACCAACGTGAGTTGGGCGTGGTATATCACCTGCATAGCTTGGTGAACAATGTACGGGTACGGATAAAGACGTTTTTTCCTGAAAAAGCGCCTAAAATGCCCTCCGCTACCACACTCTTTGCAGCGGCTAATTGGATGGAACGCGAAACGTATGACTTCTATGGCATCGTGTTTGATGGTCATCCAGACTTACGACGCATCCTGAATGTGGACGAAATGGACTACTTCCCGATGCGAAAAGAATACCGTTTAGAAGATGGAACCCGTACCGATAAAGATGACCGCTACTTTGGCCGATAA
- a CDS encoding thioredoxin domain-containing protein: MSKTVQKTQGGHKRIPVTEPLLKAWALWAVLAAVVAGIYVALDATFITLGIENRLTRSLGCTVNEWITCEPVYASESAYMLGIPVAAWGAAFYFSILVLTIIALFNKKEKGASAVVVGIILSLLAVLFSMFKATQLMQMGIACPLCIGMYVINGAILVFLILSLVRTEGLGAYFSGFFGAIRRNTTNFSYQPAVVTPIVLTLFVYGFSFLYFSNYQRKQEQANAADTNSEAAVLRAVQQHFKQEPLPVSFAPNTLVKGNKDAKVTIVEFADFQCPACKVARDRIESIVSEFGKYVSFRFQNYPLDNTINPNLQSQIHSFAGPSAKAFFCAANAGKGWEMHKALFDNQEVLGESVLAREVQNLGLDANTFNACMSNQATTQLVQADIERGKEAGVNSTPSVYVNGRLVDQWGNLDVLRRIVREELSRAAVKK, translated from the coding sequence ATGTCAAAAACAGTTCAGAAAACACAAGGTGGCCACAAACGCATCCCCGTAACGGAACCGCTGCTCAAGGCTTGGGCGCTTTGGGCTGTACTTGCAGCGGTAGTTGCCGGAATTTATGTTGCCCTCGACGCCACCTTTATCACCCTCGGAATAGAAAATCGTCTGACGCGCTCACTGGGGTGTACGGTGAATGAATGGATCACTTGCGAGCCGGTCTATGCTTCAGAAAGTGCTTATATGCTGGGCATTCCTGTCGCGGCTTGGGGAGCAGCGTTCTATTTTAGCATTTTGGTGCTGACCATCATCGCCCTTTTCAACAAAAAGGAAAAAGGCGCTTCGGCTGTTGTGGTGGGCATTATACTTTCTTTGCTGGCCGTGTTGTTTTCCATGTTCAAGGCCACACAGTTGATGCAAATGGGCATTGCTTGCCCACTTTGTATTGGGATGTACGTCATAAATGGCGCTATTCTGGTCTTTTTGATCCTCTCCCTCGTCAGAACAGAAGGTTTAGGAGCGTATTTTTCCGGTTTCTTTGGTGCAATTCGGCGTAACACAACCAACTTTTCCTATCAACCCGCAGTCGTTACGCCCATAGTACTCACCTTATTTGTTTACGGATTTTCGTTTTTGTACTTCAGCAATTACCAACGGAAACAAGAGCAAGCAAATGCCGCAGATACCAACTCGGAAGCCGCTGTTTTGCGGGCTGTTCAACAACACTTTAAACAAGAACCGCTCCCTGTTTCCTTTGCCCCAAATACATTGGTAAAAGGCAACAAGGATGCCAAAGTCACTATTGTAGAATTTGCAGACTTCCAATGCCCTGCCTGCAAGGTGGCTCGTGACCGCATTGAGTCTATTGTCTCCGAATTTGGGAAATATGTAAGTTTCCGCTTTCAGAATTACCCCTTAGACAATACCATCAACCCCAATCTACAAAGCCAAATCCACTCGTTTGCTGGCCCCTCAGCCAAAGCCTTCTTCTGTGCCGCCAATGCAGGTAAAGGCTGGGAAATGCACAAGGCACTATTCGACAACCAAGAAGTCTTGGGCGAATCTGTCCTTGCACGAGAAGTCCAAAATTTGGGCTTAGACGCCAATACCTTTAATGCGTGTATGTCCAACCAAGCAACCACACAACTTGTTCAGGCCGATATTGAACGCGGGAAAGAAGCGGGTGTTAACAGTACGCCTTCCGTTTACGTAAATGGCCGCTTGGTGGATCAATGGGGGAACTTAGATGTCCTCCGCCGGATTGTCCGTGAAGAGTTGAGCCGTGCAGCTGTAAAAAAATAA
- the nuoH gene encoding NADH-quinone oxidoreductase subunit NuoH, whose product MPLYLIIEKSALVLFLFAVTMGVAAYSTWAERKIAAFLQDRLGPNRAGVFGLLQPLADGVKMFMKEEFIPSNAEKLLFIAGPGLFMFTALMTGAVIPWGPNLQIADLNIGILYVLGFVSVGVYGIMIGGWASNNKYSLFGAIRASSQMISYELAMGLVVIAIIMLTGSLDLKAIAEQQKGFNWNIIYQPFGFLIYCITALAECNRAPFDLPECETELVGGFHTEYSSMKLGFYLFAEYINMFISAAVISTLYLGGYNMPGLDYSTMNPIMGNAIAFLVLFTKTLLGVFVFIWVRWTIPRFRYDQLMHLGWKILIPLAIFNMLLTGAGVLIFG is encoded by the coding sequence ATGCCACTCTATTTAATCATCGAAAAAAGTGCGCTTGTGCTTTTCCTGTTCGCCGTGACCATGGGCGTAGCGGCCTATTCCACTTGGGCAGAGCGTAAGATTGCCGCCTTTTTACAGGATCGCTTGGGGCCAAACCGTGCTGGCGTTTTTGGCTTGTTACAACCCCTTGCAGATGGTGTTAAGATGTTTATGAAGGAGGAATTTATCCCTTCCAATGCCGAAAAGTTGTTGTTCATTGCCGGGCCGGGCTTGTTTATGTTTACGGCACTTATGACTGGAGCTGTGATCCCTTGGGGGCCAAATTTGCAAATTGCCGACTTGAATATCGGGATTTTGTATGTTTTGGGTTTTGTCTCTGTAGGGGTTTATGGCATCATGATTGGGGGATGGGCCTCCAACAACAAGTACTCCTTATTCGGTGCTATTCGGGCTTCTTCCCAAATGATTAGCTACGAATTGGCGATGGGCTTGGTGGTGATTGCGATTATCATGCTTACCGGATCGTTAGACCTGAAAGCCATTGCCGAGCAACAAAAGGGCTTTAATTGGAACATCATTTACCAGCCATTTGGGTTTCTTATTTATTGCATTACGGCCTTGGCGGAGTGTAACCGTGCGCCTTTTGACCTCCCAGAGTGCGAAACCGAGTTGGTGGGTGGGTTCCACACTGAGTATAGCTCCATGAAGTTGGGCTTTTACCTTTTTGCCGAGTACATCAATATGTTTATTTCGGCGGCGGTGATCTCTACGCTCTATTTGGGGGGCTACAACATGCCGGGTTTAGATTATAGCACGATGAACCCGATTATGGGCAATGCCATAGCTTTTTTGGTACTGTTCACCAAAACCTTACTTGGTGTTTTTGTCTTTATTTGGGTTCGTTGGACGATTCCTCGGTTCCGCTACGACCAATTGATGCACTTGGGTTGGAAGATTTTAATCCCCCTTGCCATCTTCAATATGTTGCTCACCGGAGCAGGCGTATTGATCTTTGGGTAA
- a CDS encoding NADH-quinone oxidoreductase subunit J: MELIFFFVMAVLSVLTALAVVFSKSPVHSVLSLIATFFLLSGQYVLLNAQFVAIVNLIVYAGAIMVLFLFVLMLLNLKDEAEPQKSNLVRISVTLSAGMLLLTLVGSLRGAIQLPPSLASSATVGLVENLGKILFTDFVVPFEIASILFIAAMVGAVLIGKRNKAQDTEPLTTF, encoded by the coding sequence ATGGAACTCATCTTCTTTTTTGTAATGGCGGTTTTATCGGTGCTGACTGCATTGGCCGTCGTGTTCTCCAAAAGCCCCGTTCATAGTGTGCTAAGCCTGATTGCCACGTTCTTTCTGCTTTCGGGGCAGTATGTGTTGCTGAATGCACAATTTGTTGCCATTGTAAACCTGATTGTATATGCTGGGGCTATTATGGTCTTGTTTTTGTTTGTTTTAATGCTGCTTAACCTAAAAGACGAAGCCGAGCCGCAAAAGTCTAATCTGGTACGGATTTCGGTTACACTCTCGGCAGGAATGTTGCTTCTTACGCTTGTGGGTTCATTGCGAGGCGCAATTCAACTGCCTCCATCTCTGGCAAGTTCGGCAACGGTTGGCTTGGTCGAGAACTTGGGTAAAATTCTGTTCACAGATTTTGTGGTTCCTTTCGAGATTGCCTCCATCCTCTTTATTGCAGCCATGGTGGGCGCAGTTTTGATTGGTAAACGCAATAAAGCCCAAGACACAGAACCGCTAACCACTTTTTGA